In a genomic window of Alphaproteobacteria bacterium:
- a CDS encoding 1-acyl-sn-glycerol-3-phosphate acyltransferase: MDALRSIAFNFLYIFGSLFWSLVLPWSFFFAPKKCTAIVSKYYGGYIAFIEKYVLGLKLEIRGLEHLPADTPYIIAAKHQSAYETLKLPFQEKFRYPVIILKKELTYLPLWGMYPKRMGQVAINRGDGMESMRAMSRGCKAAIDSGRSVAIFPQGTRVKPGDVKPYKAGLAKIYKDLDVPVVPMALNSGVFWGRNAFFKKSGTVVFEFLPPIPAGVPPLQMMERLETALESASDKLVVEAGGAALPRK, translated from the coding sequence ATGGACGCGTTGCGGTCGATTGCTTTCAACTTCCTCTATATCTTCGGGTCATTGTTCTGGAGCCTTGTGCTGCCGTGGTCGTTTTTCTTCGCGCCGAAAAAATGCACGGCCATCGTATCGAAATATTACGGCGGCTATATCGCCTTCATCGAAAAATACGTGTTGGGGCTGAAGCTGGAAATCCGCGGATTGGAACACCTGCCGGCGGACACGCCCTATATCATCGCGGCCAAGCACCAGTCGGCCTATGAAACGCTGAAACTGCCGTTCCAGGAAAAATTCCGCTATCCCGTCATCATCCTGAAAAAGGAGCTGACATATTTGCCGCTGTGGGGCATGTACCCGAAACGCATGGGGCAGGTCGCGATCAACCGCGGCGACGGCATGGAATCGATGCGCGCGATGAGCCGCGGCTGCAAGGCGGCGATTGACAGCGGCAGGTCGGTCGCCATCTTCCCGCAGGGCACGCGCGTGAAGCCGGGCGATGTGAAACCGTATAAAGCAGGGCTGGCGAAAATCTACAAAGACCTCGATGTGCCGGTCGTACCGATGGCGCTCAATTCCGGCGTGTTCTGGGGGCGCAACGCGTTCTTTAAAAAATCCGGCACGGTCGTGTTCGAATTCCTGCCGCCCATCCCCGCCGGCGTGCCGCCGCTGCAGATGATGGAACGCCTCGAAACCGCGCTGGAGTCTGCGAGCGACAAGCTGGTCGTCGAAGCCGGCGGCGCTGCGCTGCCCCGAAAATAG
- a CDS encoding YdcF family protein yields the protein MSAHAKSVRLPLILLLALALWLAGLYAFTRGISEIRAEAADKADAIVVLTGGTNRLDAGFDLLEKAQGKKLFISGVYRGVEVKELLERSRKKGAGLDCCVELGFEADDTIGNAKEATAWLRRENFKTYYLVTANYHMKRALMDFDAYGDDLTAIPYPVEPEGLDMKNWWRDGTTRALILREYMKFIAALVWRPFAA from the coding sequence ATGTCTGCGCATGCCAAATCCGTACGGCTGCCGCTGATACTGCTGCTTGCGCTGGCGTTGTGGCTGGCGGGGCTTTACGCCTTCACGCGCGGCATATCGGAAATCCGCGCCGAAGCGGCCGACAAGGCCGATGCGATTGTCGTGCTGACCGGCGGCACCAACAGGCTGGATGCGGGGTTTGACCTGCTGGAAAAAGCGCAGGGCAAAAAACTGTTTATCTCCGGCGTGTATCGCGGGGTCGAGGTGAAGGAGCTGCTGGAGCGTTCGCGCAAAAAAGGCGCGGGCCTCGATTGCTGCGTCGAACTGGGATTTGAAGCCGACGACACGATTGGCAACGCCAAGGAAGCAACCGCATGGCTGCGCCGCGAAAACTTCAAGACCTATTACCTGGTCACCGCCAATTACCACATGAAGCGCGCGTTGATGGATTTCGATGCCTACGGCGATGACTTGACCGCCATCCCCTACCCCGTCGAACCCGAAGGGCTCGACATGAAAAACTGGTGGCGCGACGGAACCACGCGCGCGCTGATCTTGCGCGAATACATGAAATTCATCGCGGCGCTGGTGTGGCGCCCCTTTGCGGCATAG
- the ftsE gene encoding cell division ATP-binding protein FtsE has protein sequence MTIVKFSNVGMRYSTGPEVLHDLSFELQQGSFHFLTGPSGAGKTSLLKLLYLGQHPTRGIIHMLGRDLTSVPRRELPMLRRQIGIVFQDFRLLPHLSAFDNVALPLRTSGLAEKDIKRNVTELLEWVGIGDKMEARPPTLSGGEQQRIAIARAVINRPKILVADEPTGNVDSEIGTRIMHLFEELNRHGTTVLIATHDDEIVTRFRHPQMRLENGTLTEGPKRKVKAA, from the coding sequence ATGACGATCGTCAAATTTTCCAATGTAGGCATGCGTTACAGCACAGGGCCGGAGGTGCTGCACGACCTGTCGTTCGAACTGCAGCAGGGCTCTTTCCACTTCCTGACCGGCCCGTCGGGCGCGGGCAAGACGTCGCTTTTGAAACTCCTGTATCTGGGCCAGCACCCGACGCGCGGCATCATCCATATGCTGGGCCGCGACCTGACTTCGGTGCCGCGCCGCGAACTGCCCATGCTCCGCCGCCAGATCGGCATCGTGTTCCAGGATTTCCGGCTGCTGCCGCATCTGTCGGCCTTCGACAATGTGGCGCTCCCCTTGCGCACCTCGGGTTTGGCGGAAAAAGACATCAAGCGCAACGTGACCGAATTGCTGGAATGGGTCGGTATCGGCGACAAGATGGAAGCGCGCCCGCCCACGCTGTCGGGCGGCGAACAGCAAAGGATTGCGATTGCCCGCGCGGTCATCAACCGCCCGAAAATTCTGGTGGCGGACGAACCGACCGGCAACGTCGATTCAGAAATCGGCACACGCATCATGCATCTGTTCGAGGAACTGAACCGCCACGGCACAACCGTCCTGATCGCGACACATGACGACGAAATCGTGACGCGTTTCCGCCATCCGCAGATGCGGCTGGAAAACGGCACATTGACCGAAGGCCCGAAACGCAAGGTGAAGGCGGCGTAA
- a CDS encoding zinc-ribbon domain-containing protein, translating to MIHVTCESCGTVYKVEERLLGATGRTVRCTQCNQMWHEAPPLKAEPETPAPVPEWEDPQPADDLDFKTIVHGTYVNEDTIEIPQSVMPVPADPLPSTFQIPVMTYRPLGMAAAQFGIFVFMALSFVTLSGLFLMKQPVLRHAPAMAHFYSKLGFTVKAPGEGFQLSELVAENRVAGKQRTLALQAKLANISAMKMETPPLLVKLKGAYGGVLKTWEFRPEKAQMLAAGDNMPLDLSFKDAPEDGKTVELTILDK from the coding sequence GTGATTCACGTCACCTGCGAGAGCTGCGGGACCGTGTATAAGGTCGAGGAGCGCCTGTTGGGTGCGACCGGCCGCACGGTGCGTTGCACGCAATGCAACCAGATGTGGCACGAAGCGCCGCCCCTGAAAGCAGAACCCGAAACGCCCGCGCCCGTGCCCGAATGGGAAGATCCGCAACCCGCCGACGATCTTGATTTCAAAACCATCGTGCACGGCACCTATGTGAACGAAGACACGATTGAAATTCCGCAATCGGTGATGCCTGTGCCGGCCGATCCGTTGCCCTCCACGTTCCAGATCCCGGTCATGACCTATCGCCCGCTCGGCATGGCGGCGGCGCAATTCGGCATTTTTGTTTTCATGGCGCTCAGCTTCGTCACGCTGTCGGGATTGTTCCTGATGAAGCAGCCGGTGCTGCGCCATGCGCCCGCGATGGCGCATTTCTATTCCAAGCTGGGCTTCACGGTGAAAGCGCCGGGCGAGGGGTTTCAGCTGTCGGAACTGGTCGCGGAAAACCGCGTGGCCGGCAAGCAGCGCACGCTGGCGCTGCAGGCGAAACTTGCCAATATTTCGGCGATGAAAATGGAAACGCCGCCGCTGCTGGTCAAGCTCAAGGGGGCCTATGGCGGCGTGCTGAAAACCTGGGAATTCAGGCCCGAAAAGGCGCAAATGTTGGCGGCGGGCGACAACATGCCGCTCGACCTGTCGTTCAAGGACGCACCGGAAGACGGCAAGACGGTCGAGCTTACGATTTTGGATAAGTGA
- a CDS encoding response regulator has protein sequence MTADEDTKWVLVADDEPSVRQFVERALNYAGYAVTVVPDGNAALEALTKRSYDLLLTDIVMPDLDGIALSLKVSKDYPKTKILMMSGYANQRQRAHNLDFLAHEVISKPFTLEEITRRISTTLAA, from the coding sequence ATGACGGCAGATGAAGATACGAAATGGGTTCTGGTGGCGGATGACGAGCCTTCCGTGCGCCAGTTTGTCGAACGCGCCCTCAATTACGCGGGCTATGCGGTGACGGTGGTGCCCGACGGCAACGCCGCGCTGGAGGCGCTGACGAAACGCAGTTACGACCTGCTGCTGACAGACATTGTGATGCCCGACCTCGACGGCATCGCGCTCTCGCTGAAGGTGTCGAAAGATTACCCGAAAACGAAAATCCTGATGATGTCGGGTTACGCCAACCAGCGCCAGCGCGCGCATAACCTCGATTTTCTTGCCCATGAAGTGATTTCCAAGCCCTTCACGCTGGAGGAAATCACGCGCCGTATCTCGACCACACTCGCGGCATGA
- a CDS encoding alkaline phytoceramidase, with product MKIAHHHGVAIFLGLAVLAVAGVFSLSAIAQDPAYHDFADKRGWLGIPNFGDVMGNLAFAVVGIAGLVRAHHRWPRHKGADYWLWTVFFGGVFLVAFGSGYYHLAPSNATLVWDRLPMTIAFMSLFSIVIRDRMHERWGLLLFPAFLLIGIGSVWYWDWTESLGRGDLRPYALVQFYPVLAIILMIALFPPRHDGTAKYLFWTLGWYVAAKLLEHFDPQIFALTGHVVSGHTLKHVAAAVGVACMVPYMKAGDVGPDRAEKPAAGAQPV from the coding sequence ATGAAGATTGCGCATCATCACGGCGTCGCCATTTTTCTTGGCCTTGCGGTGCTGGCCGTCGCAGGCGTGTTTTCTCTTTCGGCGATCGCGCAGGACCCGGCATATCATGACTTTGCCGACAAGCGCGGATGGCTCGGCATTCCTAATTTCGGCGATGTGATGGGCAACTTGGCATTTGCGGTCGTCGGGATCGCAGGGCTGGTGCGCGCGCATCACCGCTGGCCGCGCCACAAAGGGGCGGATTACTGGCTCTGGACGGTCTTTTTCGGCGGGGTTTTCCTGGTCGCCTTCGGGTCGGGCTATTACCACCTGGCGCCCAGCAACGCGACGCTGGTCTGGGACAGGCTGCCTATGACGATTGCCTTCATGTCGCTGTTTTCGATCGTCATCCGCGACCGGATGCATGAACGCTGGGGCTTGCTGCTGTTCCCGGCCTTCCTGCTGATCGGCATCGGCAGCGTATGGTATTGGGACTGGACAGAAAGCCTCGGGCGCGGCGACCTGCGCCCCTATGCGCTGGTGCAGTTTTACCCGGTGCTGGCCATCATCCTGATGATCGCGCTGTTTCCGCCGCGCCATGACGGCACGGCCAAATACCTGTTCTGGACGTTGGGCTGGTATGTCGCCGCGAAGTTGCTGGAGCATTTCGACCCGCAAATCTTCGCCCTGACCGGCCATGTGGTGAGCGGCCATACGCTCAAGCATGTCGCCGCCGCCGTGGGCGTCGCCTGCATGGTACCGTATATGAAGGCGGGCGACGTGGGGCCGGACCGCGCTGAAAAACCCGCCGCTGGCGCGCAGCCCGTCTAA
- a CDS encoding DUF4175 family protein yields the protein MNLGQLRYQLVSLFSWLSLFAERFWASFWPALSVLFAFIGLAALRVFPWLGNAGHIFALLVFAVAFIVALARYGTKFHRPSMKEVRRAVEKQSGLLHRPLEAILDRPITTSPETAALWAKYQARLKGLWSRTKIHRPHADIAAHDKYSLRYIALVLLLLGLAIGQRETLFRITQALNPDIKGYLRMNAGALDVWIEPPDYTNENPIFLATTQLGAAGVKGGVQVPQNSILKVRVGGLSSAPTLSYGDLEPAFAEAAPKSFTLEMPLTQSGMLKLTKWKFRTLGEWPITVLKDKPPAIVLLKAEPTKRDRLQLIYTAKDDYRIKEVYGSISPTQELIKVFGTKTVDFNIPLPETAQDEKTFVTDMTSHPWAGSEVVLVLNAKDDLGQTGQSAPQKILLPERQFTNPVAKKIIAERRKLIWYNNVLTRKVTAQTLADITSNPEAYKWDKIVFLGLGMSYKRLIYDGSEAAAESLVPLLWDLAIRVEDGGLALAQRELSDALAKLAEKLKDKNATKEEIADLMSEVQRKMREYSQNLAQEMRQRMLEGKQAPQISQELADRIMKNIDMDKLMKQMEELTSGSEAEQMQKLAEYMKNSVDRMDSKRMDKMQQGQKSAMEGLEELQKLIERQQQLIDKTQKLTPQTPEQKKAEEEKKAAEQKAQQEQKEQQEKQAAQQKKEQEEQQKKDAQNNKDQQGQQQSQQQQGKQGEQSQQQGQQGQQGQQQSQQQQGQSGQQQGQSGQQQGQSGQQQSGQQSGQQQGQGQQQGQQQQGQGGDSSLPSSRLGQNGQKKEDGQQQGQGQQQAQDQQQGQQNGQSQPGQPPQPVPFPQGYQAQKDKTGQEQSAGGTDKKDDAQQQAGQQVKDSPEQAQGMGKDGKDAQQQQQLTNDNAGAPVRTPKEGAAEQTGIRGKLGEIMRKIGEGLPQVPENFGKADQAMKSARNELKDGDPQGSLQHQKEALKELEGAMDNAVKQLAEQLQTTMMNFGMPQEGPGYGEGYDPLGRRMGKPGDNGQPGDDFVAIPEEKERRRVQQIIEELRARSNDYTRPKQEREYIDRLLNQFE from the coding sequence ATGAATTTAGGGCAGCTTCGCTATCAGCTTGTATCGCTTTTCAGCTGGCTGTCGCTGTTCGCCGAGCGTTTCTGGGCGTCGTTCTGGCCCGCGCTGTCCGTCCTGTTCGCCTTTATCGGCCTGGCCGCGCTGCGGGTGTTCCCGTGGCTTGGCAATGCGGGGCATATTTTCGCGCTGCTGGTTTTTGCCGTGGCGTTCATCGTCGCCCTCGCCCGCTACGGCACGAAATTCCACCGCCCGTCGATGAAGGAAGTGCGCCGCGCGGTTGAAAAACAGAGCGGCCTTTTGCACCGCCCGCTGGAGGCGATCCTCGACCGCCCCATCACCACATCGCCGGAAACGGCGGCGCTGTGGGCGAAATACCAGGCGCGGCTGAAGGGCTTGTGGTCGCGCACGAAAATCCACCGCCCGCACGCCGATATCGCCGCGCATGACAAATATTCGCTGCGTTATATCGCGCTTGTGCTGCTGCTGCTGGGCCTTGCCATCGGCCAGCGCGAAACGCTGTTCCGCATCACGCAGGCGCTGAACCCCGATATCAAGGGCTACCTGCGCATGAATGCGGGCGCGCTGGATGTGTGGATCGAGCCGCCGGATTACACGAATGAAAACCCGATCTTCCTCGCCACCACGCAACTGGGCGCGGCGGGTGTCAAGGGCGGCGTGCAGGTGCCGCAAAACAGCATCCTGAAGGTGCGCGTCGGCGGATTGTCCTCCGCCCCCACCCTCAGCTATGGCGATCTTGAACCCGCCTTTGCCGAAGCCGCGCCGAAAAGCTTTACGCTGGAAATGCCGCTGACGCAAAGCGGCATGCTGAAACTGACCAAATGGAAATTCCGCACGCTGGGCGAATGGCCGATCACCGTGCTGAAGGACAAGCCGCCCGCAATCGTGCTGCTGAAGGCCGAACCCACCAAGCGCGACCGTTTGCAGCTGATCTATACCGCGAAAGACGATTACCGCATCAAGGAAGTATATGGATCGATTTCGCCGACGCAGGAACTGATCAAGGTATTCGGCACGAAAACGGTCGATTTCAACATCCCCCTGCCGGAAACCGCGCAGGATGAAAAAACATTTGTCACCGACATGACATCGCATCCCTGGGCGGGATCGGAAGTCGTGCTGGTGCTGAACGCGAAAGACGACCTTGGCCAGACAGGCCAAAGCGCGCCCCAGAAAATCCTGCTGCCCGAACGCCAGTTCACCAACCCCGTCGCGAAAAAAATCATCGCGGAGCGCCGCAAGCTGATCTGGTACAACAACGTGCTGACGCGCAAGGTTACCGCGCAGACCCTGGCCGACATCACCTCCAATCCGGAAGCGTATAAATGGGACAAGATCGTGTTCCTCGGCCTTGGCATGAGCTATAAACGCCTGATCTATGACGGATCGGAAGCCGCCGCTGAATCGCTGGTGCCGCTGCTGTGGGATCTTGCGATACGGGTGGAGGACGGCGGCCTTGCCCTCGCCCAGCGCGAGCTGAGCGACGCGCTGGCCAAGCTGGCGGAGAAACTGAAGGACAAGAACGCGACCAAGGAAGAAATCGCCGATTTGATGTCCGAAGTGCAGCGCAAGATGCGCGAATATTCGCAGAATCTGGCGCAGGAAATGCGCCAGCGCATGCTGGAGGGCAAGCAGGCGCCGCAGATTTCGCAGGAACTGGCCGACCGTATCATGAAAAACATCGATATGGACAAGCTGATGAAGCAGATGGAGGAACTCACCTCCGGCTCGGAAGCGGAGCAGATGCAGAAGCTGGCCGAATACATGAAGAATTCCGTCGACCGCATGGATTCCAAGCGCATGGACAAGATGCAGCAGGGACAGAAATCGGCGATGGAGGGGCTGGAGGAGCTGCAGAAACTGATCGAGCGCCAGCAGCAGCTGATCGACAAGACGCAAAAACTGACCCCGCAAACACCCGAACAGAAAAAAGCCGAAGAAGAAAAGAAAGCAGCCGAACAAAAAGCACAGCAGGAGCAAAAAGAGCAGCAAGAAAAACAGGCCGCTCAGCAGAAAAAAGAACAGGAAGAACAGCAGAAGAAAGACGCACAGAACAACAAAGACCAGCAGGGCCAGCAGCAAAGCCAGCAACAACAGGGCAAGCAGGGCGAGCAATCGCAGCAACAAGGCCAGCAAGGGCAACAGGGTCAGCAGCAGTCCCAACAGCAGCAAGGCCAATCCGGTCAACAACAGGGGCAATCCGGTCAACAACAGGGGCAATCCGGCCAGCAACAATCGGGGCAGCAGTCCGGGCAGCAGCAGGGACAGGGTCAGCAGCAAGGTCAACAACAACAAGGCCAGGGCGGCGACAGCTCCCTGCCCTCCTCCCGCCTTGGACAGAACGGCCAGAAGAAAGAAGACGGGCAGCAGCAAGGACAAGGACAACAACAGGCGCAAGACCAGCAACAGGGCCAGCAAAACGGTCAGTCGCAGCCCGGCCAGCCCCCGCAGCCCGTGCCCTTCCCGCAAGGCTACCAGGCGCAAAAGGATAAAACCGGCCAGGAGCAAAGCGCGGGCGGCACCGATAAAAAAGACGACGCGCAGCAACAGGCCGGCCAGCAAGTCAAGGACAGCCCCGAACAGGCGCAAGGCATGGGCAAGGACGGCAAAGACGCGCAGCAGCAACAGCAGCTGACCAACGACAACGCGGGCGCGCCCGTGCGCACACCGAAGGAAGGCGCTGCCGAACAGACCGGCATTCGCGGCAAGCTTGGCGAAATCATGCGCAAGATCGGCGAAGGCCTGCCGCAGGTGCCGGAAAATTTCGGCAAGGCGGATCAGGCGATGAAATCGGCGCGCAACGAGCTGAAGGACGGCGACCCGCAAGGATCTCTTCAGCACCAGAAAGAGGCGCTGAAGGAGCTGGAAGGCGCGATGGACAACGCGGTGAAACAGCTGGCCGAACAGCTGCAGACCACCATGATGAATTTCGGCATGCCGCAGGAAGGCCCCGGCTATGGCGAAGGATACGATCCGCTGGGCCGCCGCATGGGCAAGCCCGGCGATAACGGCCAGCCCGGCGACGATTTCGTGGCGATCCCCGAAGAAAAAGAACGCCGTCGCGTCCAGCAGATCATAGAAGAGCTGCGTGCAAGATCCAACGACTACACGCGCCCCAAACAGGAACGCGAATATATCGACCGGCTGCTGAACCAGTTCGAATAA
- the lysA gene encoding diaminopimelate decarboxylase: MTKTTAYKNSRLRMEDVELASVAEKFGTPLYCYSAAQIEQNYEAYRRALKSVTDDFTICYATKANSNIAVLSLLQKRGAGADIVSGGELRRALAAGISPKKIVYSGVGKSDAEITFAIKTGIMQINVESEPELEAISRIAKKLKKTVDVSIRINPNVDAKTHAKITTGKKENKFGIDIEFAPALYKRALRLPNINAVGVAVHIGSQLTSLAPYKRAYERVADLVRILRKQGNDITRVDLGGGIGITYRNETPIDLYLYALMVRDVILPLGVHIVVEPGRSIVGDAGVLLSRVVSVKKGHNKNFLILDAAMNDLMRPALYGAYHAVLPLKKGGKPTLYDIVGPVCETGDTFHIDEKLPQLKAGDLVAIMTAGAYGAVMSSNYNTRPLAGEAIVQGKKFGLARKPQTVDDLVKNDVIPGWLA, translated from the coding sequence ATGACCAAGACCACAGCCTATAAAAACTCCCGCCTGCGTATGGAGGATGTGGAACTGGCATCCGTCGCCGAAAAATTCGGCACGCCGCTGTATTGCTACAGCGCGGCGCAGATCGAGCAGAATTATGAGGCCTACCGCCGCGCGCTGAAAAGCGTGACAGACGATTTCACCATTTGCTATGCGACCAAGGCCAACAGCAACATCGCGGTTTTAAGCCTGTTGCAAAAACGCGGCGCGGGCGCAGATATCGTGTCGGGCGGCGAATTGCGCCGCGCGCTTGCCGCCGGCATATCGCCGAAAAAGATCGTCTATTCCGGCGTCGGCAAAAGCGACGCGGAAATCACCTTCGCCATTAAAACCGGCATCATGCAGATCAACGTGGAATCCGAGCCGGAGCTGGAGGCGATTTCGCGCATCGCGAAAAAGCTGAAAAAGACGGTCGATGTGTCGATCCGCATCAACCCGAACGTCGATGCCAAAACCCATGCCAAGATCACGACCGGCAAAAAAGAAAACAAATTCGGCATCGACATCGAATTCGCGCCCGCGCTGTATAAACGCGCGCTGAGACTGCCCAACATCAACGCGGTCGGCGTGGCTGTGCATATCGGATCGCAGCTGACATCGCTTGCACCTTACAAACGCGCGTATGAACGTGTGGCCGACCTTGTGCGCATCCTGCGCAAGCAGGGCAACGACATCACCCGCGTCGATCTAGGCGGCGGCATCGGCATCACCTATCGCAACGAAACGCCGATTGACCTGTATTTGTACGCGCTGATGGTGCGCGACGTTATTTTGCCCCTGGGCGTGCATATCGTGGTGGAGCCCGGGCGTTCCATCGTCGGCGATGCGGGTGTGCTGCTGTCCCGCGTGGTCAGTGTCAAAAAAGGGCACAACAAGAATTTCCTGATTTTGGACGCCGCCATGAACGACCTGATGCGTCCCGCGCTCTATGGCGCGTATCACGCCGTGCTGCCGCTCAAAAAAGGCGGCAAGCCGACATTGTATGACATTGTCGGCCCCGTCTGCGAAACGGGCGACACCTTCCATATCGACGAAAAACTGCCGCAATTGAAGGCAGGCGACCTTGTCGCGATCATGACGGCGGGCGCATATGGCGCGGTCATGTCGTCGAACTACAACACGCGGCCGCTGGCGGGCGAAGCAATCGTGCAGGGCAAGAAATTCGGCCTTGCGCGCAAACCGCAGACGGTCGATGACCTTGTAAAAAACGATGTGATCCCCGGGTGGCTTGCATGA
- a CDS encoding TlpA family protein disulfide reductase has protein sequence MRVKPQIVYLWAVALIALLGYGIATMVLSYPADNKENISTVIKNDTPPPITFYDEKGAKKTLEDFRGKRVLVNLWATWCTPCVAELPSLASLQDVKVVAINLDRNGTPEKIAEFLKKHGADKLSVYLDTDRQIPAAWEKLYQGLPTSFLIDTRGNIAATFAGPFDWSQPEVLKRINQPE, from the coding sequence ATGCGGGTAAAGCCACAAATCGTCTATCTCTGGGCTGTCGCGCTGATCGCCTTGCTGGGTTACGGGATTGCCACAATGGTATTGTCATATCCCGCTGATAATAAGGAAAATATTTCCACCGTCATCAAGAACGACACCCCGCCGCCAATCACCTTTTACGACGAGAAGGGCGCAAAAAAGACGCTGGAGGATTTCAGGGGCAAACGCGTTCTGGTCAATTTATGGGCGACATGGTGCACGCCCTGCGTCGCCGAACTGCCGTCGCTCGCCAGCCTTCAGGACGTAAAGGTCGTGGCGATCAACCTCGACCGCAACGGCACGCCTGAAAAAATCGCGGAATTTTTGAAAAAACATGGCGCGGATAAACTTTCGGTCTATCTCGACACCGACCGCCAGATACCGGCCGCATGGGAAAAACTGTATCAGGGGCTGCCGACCAGCTTCCTGATCGATACGCGCGGCAATATCGCGGCCACCTTCGCCGGCCCGTTCGACTGGAGCCAGCCGGAAGTTTTGAAGCGCATTAACCAACCAGAGTAA
- a CDS encoding SDR family oxidoreductase, with the protein MGIVLITGGSRGLGKNMAQHLAKKGHDVIITYHSKKDEAEKVVAEIAAAGRKGASLQLDVSDSKSFAGFAATVAKTLQDKFGRKDFDALVNNAGSGVHAGFMETTEEQFDQMVNIHFKSTFFLSQKLVPLLKDSGRILNVSSGLARFSMPGYAAYGSMKGGVETLTRYMAKELAARKISVNVLAPGAIETDFGGGTVRDNKAVNDMIASSTALGRVGLPDDIGALVSALLSDDCRWVNGQRIEAAGGIFL; encoded by the coding sequence ATGGGCATCGTATTGATCACCGGCGGCAGCCGCGGCCTTGGCAAGAACATGGCGCAACACCTCGCCAAAAAGGGTCATGATGTCATCATCACCTATCACAGCAAAAAGGACGAAGCCGAAAAGGTTGTGGCCGAAATCGCCGCCGCAGGGCGCAAGGGGGCTTCGCTGCAGCTGGACGTATCCGACAGCAAATCATTCGCGGGTTTCGCGGCGACCGTTGCAAAAACATTGCAGGACAAATTCGGGCGCAAGGATTTCGACGCGCTGGTGAACAATGCCGGTTCCGGCGTGCATGCCGGTTTCATGGAAACGACCGAAGAACAATTCGACCAGATGGTGAATATCCATTTCAAATCGACGTTTTTCCTGTCGCAAAAACTGGTGCCGCTGCTGAAGGATAGCGGGCGCATCCTGAACGTATCGTCCGGCCTTGCGCGGTTTTCGATGCCGGGCTATGCCGCCTACGGGTCGATGAAGGGCGGGGTGGAGACGCTGACGCGCTATATGGCGAAAGAACTGGCCGCGCGCAAGATTTCCGTCAACGTGCTGGCCCCCGGCGCGATCGAAACCGATTTTGGCGGCGGCACGGTGCGCGACAACAAGGCGGTGAACGACATGATCGCCAGCAGCACGGCGCTTGGCCGCGTCGGCCTGCCGGATGATATCGGCGCGCTGGTATCGGCATTGCTGTCGGATGACTGCCGCTGGGTCAACGGCCAGCGTATCGAAGCGGCGGGCGGCATTTTCCTTTAA
- a CDS encoding hemerythrin domain-containing protein, with product MKKENTALSLLAKDFGSAMTNFREFAKVVEKDDGNIGRKVELVRETCADVMTHLQVREDVFYPAVKSATGDEELVARELHGNETVKALINRLNQLEPGDELFDATFIVLGETVAAHVQQEQQILFPEARAAGLDHPKLAQKIRKREAELKAREGIDEQLSNINITGRHADGVLTKAGFQP from the coding sequence ATGAAAAAAGAAAACACAGCCCTGTCGCTGCTCGCGAAGGATTTCGGGTCGGCCATGACCAATTTCCGCGAATTCGCGAAAGTGGTGGAAAAGGACGACGGCAATATCGGCCGCAAGGTTGAACTGGTGCGAGAAACCTGCGCCGATGTGATGACACACCTGCAGGTGCGGGAGGATGTATTTTATCCCGCCGTTAAATCGGCCACGGGCGACGAAGAGCTTGTCGCGCGCGAATTACATGGCAATGAAACCGTCAAGGCGCTCATCAACCGCCTGAACCAGCTGGAGCCGGGCGACGAGCTGTTTGACGCGACCTTCATCGTGCTGGGCGAAACAGTCGCGGCGCATGTTCAGCAGGAACAGCAGATCCTGTTCCCCGAAGCCCGCGCGGCAGGGCTCGACCATCCCAAGCTGGCGCAGAAAATCCGCAAGCGCGAAGCCGAATTGAAGGCGCGCGAAGGGATTGACGAGCAGCTGTCGAACATCAACATCACCGGCCGCCATGCCGACGGCGTGCTCACCAAGGCTGGATTCCAGCCGTAA